One segment of Vicinamibacterales bacterium DNA contains the following:
- a CDS encoding acyl carrier protein, translating into MKDIILEYIKNEYVDEDEADEIKLDENTPLISSGIVDSFSMVSLKRFLEKKYAISIPDDQATPEAFNTVASIIELVGRFKK; encoded by the coding sequence ATGAAAGACATCATCCTCGAGTACATCAAGAACGAGTACGTCGACGAGGACGAAGCTGACGAGATCAAGCTGGACGAGAACACGCCTCTCATCAGCAGCGGCATCGTGGACAGTTTCAGCATGGTGAGCCTGAAGCGGTTCCTCGAGAAGAAGTACGCCATCTCGATTCCCGACGACCAGGCGACGCCCGAGGCGTTCAATACCGTCGCCAGCATCATCGAGTTGGTGGGGCGGTTCAAGAAGTAG